A genomic window from Dermacentor silvarum isolate Dsil-2018 chromosome 9, BIME_Dsil_1.4, whole genome shotgun sequence includes:
- the LOC119465040 gene encoding venom metalloproteinase antarease-like TtrivMP_A isoform X2, whose protein sequence is MIAVCLTNANSLKMLGFLLFARFAIFSYADDGILVYPTILQGRATATNVILRLNDAFTLNLTKSSVLANELLVATSSLKGNEIEKIETSALRKSLYHDTRHQSSLIVRLRGGAAQIEGIINNKLRIKPVPEGKRSLQGEMLHMIYQVEETKENVPNFVFADKGRFGQITPREGSNMENFVVEVHVISDSVHQKEFKTTEDLIAYFAVLLNGVNLRYVEMTAPRIEFMLVGITRSTDDIFANHMQAGVLDMDKTLNGLFDYYKAGNVPGKPDVVHLITGQDIARYENGALDKDYSGIAKPGPPCTKLAVSLSEDVATAYRGVFIMAHELGHVLGSPHDETPKCPWSEGFLMSYEDGGVKKFRLSPCSEDKIRSSLKNMPGDCTQIVAHKDYMSRYKYVPGQKVSRQRYCRRLMKKYTTEKIFYTNTPELTQRCKMKCCFSLNKNVDNCLVVLILDGMKCSKEKTCRRGVCGKYTWPEL, encoded by the exons ATGACGGAATTCTTGTGTACCCAACAATTCTGCAAGGGCGGGCGACAGCTACAAATGTCATCCTTCGTCTCAATGACGCTTTCACCCTCAATCTCACGAAGAGTTCTGTACTCGCCAACGAACTTTTGGTGGCTACAAGCAGTCTAAAAGGAAACGAAATCGAGAAG ATTGAGACATCCGCTCTGCGAAAGAGTTTGTACCACGACACACGTCACCAATCTTCTTTGATCGTACGCCTGAGAGGTGGCGCAGCGCAAATA GAAGGTATAATAAACAACAAGTTAAGAATAAAGCCTGTTCCAGAAGGCAAGCGTTCACTCCAAGGTGAAATGCTTCATATGATATATCAAGTCGAAGAAACGAAAGAGAATGTCCCAAATTTCG TGTTCGCCGACAAAGGCCGATTTGGGCAAATAACGCCAAGAGAAGGATCGAACATGGAAAACTTTGTCGTAGAAGTTCACGTAATATCTGACAGTGTGCACCAGAAAGAGTTTAAGACAACTGAGGACCTAATTGCATACTTCGCAGTCCTGCTAAATGGA GTCAACCTTAGATACGTTGAAATGACGGCACCACGGATAGAATTCATGCTGGTTGGAATAACGAGAAGTACG GACGACATATTTGCAAACCATATGCAAGCTGGTGTTCTTGATATGGACAAAACATTAAACGGGCTATTTGATTATTACAAAGCAGGAAACGTTCCCGGAAAACCTGACGTAGTGCACCTTATAACAGG CCAAGACATTGCCCGCTATGAAAACGGTGCTCTGGACAAGGACTACTCAG GAATTGCCAAGCCTGGCCCTCCCTGCACTAAACTGGCTGTCTCCCTAAGCGAAGATGTTGCCACTGCTTACCGGGGAGTTTTTATCATGGCTCACGAACTCGGACATGT ACTAGGGTCACCGCACGACGAAACACCGAAATGCCCCTGGTCAGAAGGGTTTCTCATGAGCTATGAGGATGGAGGAGTTAAAAAGTTTCGGCTTTCTCCATGCAGTGAGGACAAGATACGGTCATCTTTAAA AAACATGCCAGGAGACTGCACGCAAATAGTGGCGCACAAAGACTACATGTCCCGGTATAAATATGTACCTGGCCAAAAAGTGAGTAGGCAGCGCTACTGCAGAAGACTAATGAAGAAGTACACGACAGAAAAGATCTTTTACACGAAC ACTCCAGAGCTTACTCAGCGGTGCAAAATGAAGTGCTGCTTTTCGTTAAACAAGAATGTGGATAATTGCCTGGTTGTGCTGATATTGGATGGAATGAAGTGTTCTAAAGAAAAG
- the LOC119465040 gene encoding venom metalloproteinase antarease-like TtrivMP_A isoform X1, whose translation MIAVCLTNANSLKMLGFLLFARFAIFSYAADDGILVYPTILQGRATATNVILRLNDAFTLNLTKSSVLANELLVATSSLKGNEIEKIETSALRKSLYHDTRHQSSLIVRLRGGAAQIEGIINNKLRIKPVPEGKRSLQGEMLHMIYQVEETKENVPNFVFADKGRFGQITPREGSNMENFVVEVHVISDSVHQKEFKTTEDLIAYFAVLLNGVNLRYVEMTAPRIEFMLVGITRSTDDIFANHMQAGVLDMDKTLNGLFDYYKAGNVPGKPDVVHLITGQDIARYENGALDKDYSGIAKPGPPCTKLAVSLSEDVATAYRGVFIMAHELGHVLGSPHDETPKCPWSEGFLMSYEDGGVKKFRLSPCSEDKIRSSLKNMPGDCTQIVAHKDYMSRYKYVPGQKVSRQRYCRRLMKKYTTEKIFYTNTPELTQRCKMKCCFSLNKNVDNCLVVLILDGMKCSKEKTCRRGVCGKYTWPEL comes from the exons CAGATGACGGAATTCTTGTGTACCCAACAATTCTGCAAGGGCGGGCGACAGCTACAAATGTCATCCTTCGTCTCAATGACGCTTTCACCCTCAATCTCACGAAGAGTTCTGTACTCGCCAACGAACTTTTGGTGGCTACAAGCAGTCTAAAAGGAAACGAAATCGAGAAG ATTGAGACATCCGCTCTGCGAAAGAGTTTGTACCACGACACACGTCACCAATCTTCTTTGATCGTACGCCTGAGAGGTGGCGCAGCGCAAATA GAAGGTATAATAAACAACAAGTTAAGAATAAAGCCTGTTCCAGAAGGCAAGCGTTCACTCCAAGGTGAAATGCTTCATATGATATATCAAGTCGAAGAAACGAAAGAGAATGTCCCAAATTTCG TGTTCGCCGACAAAGGCCGATTTGGGCAAATAACGCCAAGAGAAGGATCGAACATGGAAAACTTTGTCGTAGAAGTTCACGTAATATCTGACAGTGTGCACCAGAAAGAGTTTAAGACAACTGAGGACCTAATTGCATACTTCGCAGTCCTGCTAAATGGA GTCAACCTTAGATACGTTGAAATGACGGCACCACGGATAGAATTCATGCTGGTTGGAATAACGAGAAGTACG GACGACATATTTGCAAACCATATGCAAGCTGGTGTTCTTGATATGGACAAAACATTAAACGGGCTATTTGATTATTACAAAGCAGGAAACGTTCCCGGAAAACCTGACGTAGTGCACCTTATAACAGG CCAAGACATTGCCCGCTATGAAAACGGTGCTCTGGACAAGGACTACTCAG GAATTGCCAAGCCTGGCCCTCCCTGCACTAAACTGGCTGTCTCCCTAAGCGAAGATGTTGCCACTGCTTACCGGGGAGTTTTTATCATGGCTCACGAACTCGGACATGT ACTAGGGTCACCGCACGACGAAACACCGAAATGCCCCTGGTCAGAAGGGTTTCTCATGAGCTATGAGGATGGAGGAGTTAAAAAGTTTCGGCTTTCTCCATGCAGTGAGGACAAGATACGGTCATCTTTAAA AAACATGCCAGGAGACTGCACGCAAATAGTGGCGCACAAAGACTACATGTCCCGGTATAAATATGTACCTGGCCAAAAAGTGAGTAGGCAGCGCTACTGCAGAAGACTAATGAAGAAGTACACGACAGAAAAGATCTTTTACACGAAC ACTCCAGAGCTTACTCAGCGGTGCAAAATGAAGTGCTGCTTTTCGTTAAACAAGAATGTGGATAATTGCCTGGTTGTGCTGATATTGGATGGAATGAAGTGTTCTAAAGAAAAG